GTATGCCGTCAGGGGAAGAAGTCCGGCGAGCCAGCCCGCCGCCACCGTCGTCTGACGGCGGACATAGCCGGCGCCGAGCATGATCCCATACATGCCAAACAAAAAATGGATCGGCGCGGCGGCGGAATCACTGCCAAACATACCCACTGCCAGCCCATAGACGACTTCGGCATTTTGGGGGAAGCCAAAATAGGCATTTTCGGGATGCGCCGCGATTCGCCCCTCAGCGAGGTAGGTTTGTGGGGCGCTGAGGTGGTAAGCAAGGGAATCCCACGCCAGAGGGGGGGCGAGGGCGTGCATAGCGGCAGTCACGGTGAACAAGGTGGCAAAGCCCGCAATCAGGCGCAGCCAAGCCGTATTCGCCGTTTGCAACGCGCTGTTTATTGCCCGCCACAAACCGCTGAGCCAGCCAAACAAGGCAGGAAAGGTGAGGATGGTCAATCCAAGCAGTGTCATCCAGATAGCGGCGGAGGTATACGCACCGATCATTCCCAGCGCCCACCCAACAAGACCCATCCCGCCCAAGCCGATTGTCCCCTCAAGGGCGATACGTTCGGCGCGGGTGAGCCGCTCCAGCCGAAGGGAGCGCAAAAGCCTCCGCCCAACGCCGCCAGACACGGCGGCAACCAGCGCCGTGCTGAGCAGATCACGGCAGAGCGCGAGGAAGGCAGCGGCTTGGGGTAAGGTGATCGGTTTGTGCGCCCAATAGTATGCGGCAAGCAGCGCCAACACTGCGCCGAGGGTGAGTGTGTAGGTTAATGTTCGCCGCACAAGCCGTTTCCTTTGCTCATTGGTTCAGTACATTCAGTCTATCGCTCTGAGGTAGAATCCCTTCAAAGTTGGCATGTCTTCGTGGAGACGTTCACATGAATTTTACCTTCAAAATGCTCATTGATGGCGCATGGGTAGACGCCCAAAATGGCAAAACATGGGAGGTGATTAACCCCGCCGATGAATCGGTGATCGCCACTGTTCCCTTTGGCGATGCTGCTGATGCGCACCTCGCCATTGCCGCCGCTGCCCGCGCTCAAAGCGGGTGGGCAGCGATGACCGCCTATGAACGGGGTGAGGTACTCGAACGCACCGCCGCGCTGATCCGCGAAAACATCACCGATCTCGCCCTGATCATGACCCGTGAGGCGGGAAAGCCCCTTGCCGAATCGAAAGGGGAGTGGAACGCCAGCGCTGATCTTTTTGATTGGTTTGCCGAGGAAGGCAAACGCGCCTATGGGAGGCTGATCCCCGCCCGCCGCAAAGATCGCCGCCTGATGACGATTCCCACCCCCGTTGGTGTTGTCGGGGCAATCACCGCATGGAATTTTCCAGCGCTGCTTCTAGCACGAAAGATCAGCGCATCGTTGGCGGCGGGCTGTAGTGTGGTTGCCCGTCCAAGCGAGCTAACGCCCATGACGGGCATGGCAATAGCAGGGATTCTTGTGGCGGCGGGTGTTCCGGCAGGCGTTGTGAACCTTGTGAACGGCGATCCGGCAGGGATTGGCGAGGCATTCTGTACAAGCCCGCTGATGAACAAGATCAGTTTCACCGGATCACAGCGCGTCGGGCGCATCCTGATGGCACAAGCAGCGGGAACACTAAAACGATTTTCGTTAGAATTGGGAGGGAATGCGCCTGTTCTCGTCTTTCCCGATGCTGATCCCGAAAAGGCGGCGCGGCTGGTGGGTATTGGAAAATTTCGCAACAGTGGGCAGGTGTGCATCGCCCCCAATCGGGTTTATGTTCACCACAGCCGCTACGAAGAATTTGTTGATGCCAGCAAGCATTACGCGGAGTCGCTGCGGTTAGGCGAAGGGACAGGCGGCGGCGTCACGGTGGGTCCGATGGTCAGTGCGGGCGGGCGGGCGAAAATCGAAGCGCTCGTCGCTGATGCAGTGAGCAAAGGGGCGCGTATCGTCACGGGCGGCACACGCCCCGATGCCCTGACGACGGGCTATTTTTATCGCCCCACTGTCCTCACCGACATTACGGGGGATATGGCGCTCCATAATGAGGAAATTTTCGGACCCATCTTGCCAATCAACACCTTTGGGACGGTGGAAGAAGGGCTGAAATTGGCAAATGAGACGCCCTACGGTCTTGCCGCTTACGTGATCACCGATGACATGGAAACAGCGATCCGCGCCTATGAGGGACTGCGCTTTGGGGTTATCGGGGTCAACGAAACTGTTCCGGCGACGGCAGAAGCGCCTTTTGGCGGCTTGAAACAGAGCGGCTATGGGCATGAAGGCGGGGTAGAGGGTTTGCAGGCATACATGGATACAAAGTTCGTCTCCATCACCTTGAAAGGGTAAAGGGGGTGTAAGACAACCTACATTGTTTGCAGACCGTCCGGCGGGTACAATCGCTTTTGATTTCATACTCGGAGATGATCATTACGCATGGCGACGCTACAAAACCAGCTTGCCGATCTGCGCCAACGCCTTCAGGCACTCCCCGCAGACGCCCGTCCCGCCGAACTAACGCCCTTAGAGGCAGAGGCGCGTTCTCTGCTCATCGCCAGCAAAAACACGCCCTTTGAGGACGAGGCGAAAGGGTTGCTTGCCGATCTCGCCCGTCGCACTGCTGCGCCCACCCCAGAAATTGCCTCTATCCGCAGCCTGATCCGTCGGGCGCGAATTCGGATGGAGATGGCAGCCGGCGATGATGATGTGGACGAAGCCATTGATATTCTTGGCGAGGCGTTGGGGCAGGATGTTGATAACGGCGATGTGCTGTCCCTTTTGGCACAAGCAGCCGAGCGAAGCGCTCAACACGAGATGAAAGTGCGTGATTTGCTGGATCGCTATGGGATTACCTACGAACCGCCTCCCCCAGATCGCCCTACCTTCCCCCCCCCGCAAACACCCTCTTACCAACCAACCGACCCAGAGGGGGATTCCCCCCCAGTGGATTACCCGCCGCCTATGCCCGCCCGCAGCGGAGGCAACGGCAATACGCTAGAAACACTGATGGCAGAAGCGGCTCAGGCGTATTACGCAGGGGATTATCAGCGGACGATTGAGGTGGTCAACCGTGTTTTAGCCGCACAGCCAGAGAATGCCGCCGCCCTTGATTACCGCCAAAAATCGGAGGACAACCTGATTCGGGGTATTGTCCCTGATCATCGGATTCCCTTTGACGCCCGTGTTGCCTATAACCGAGCGAATTCCCTCGTTCGGGCGGGAAATTACGAAGAAGCGCGGCGGCTTTACCGCGAAGCCCGCGATATTGCCGAACGTGCCGGAATCTTGAGTTGGAAAGATGCTGAACAAGCGCTCCTTGATATTGAGGATTTGGCGCTGGCGCGGGAACTCCTTGCCGATGGGGATCGCTTGTTGGCGAATGACGATTGGAACGAGGCGCTCCATAAATATGAGGGGGCGCTGCGCGTCGTGCCGAGCGATCCAATGGCGCAGGATCGCATTGATCAAGTGAAGCAGGTGCAAGAGCAGTACGACAAGGCGTCCGTCGCCCTAAACATGATGACAGGCAGTTTGCCAGATCGGGTGACGAACCTTCAAAACCTTTTAAATACCCTTGCCGCGCTCCGGCAGGTTTTGCCCGGGAGCGCCCGGTTGCGCGTTATGGCAGAGGAAGCGGCGCGGCGTATTCAGACGGTGAAAGCGCAGTTGATCGATCAGGGCAAGGGAGCGCTCACCCGTGCTGACAGCGCGACCACGCTAGATGAAAAATACCGCCTTGTGGGGGAAGCCGTCCGCGCCTTTGAGACGGCGACGACGATTGATCCGGGCGATACAGCGCTTAGTCAGGATGTTCAAGCGGCACGCCAAGCCGAGGCACAGACTGCCGAAGCGCGGGGGATTATTGAGCGGGCAGCGGCGTTGATCCTCCAAAATTTTGACAACGAACTATTCCAAGCGCGGAATATGTTGGCGGGCTTACGAAACCATGCCCAAGACCCCAAATATCGGGCGGTGGTGGGCGATTTGTTGATGCATTTCGTGGATCGCGTCGAGGCGGCGATTGACCGGGGGGATATTCCGACGGCGGAGCGCTGGCTGGCACTGGCGAAAGATGAACCCTTCCGAACATTGGGACGGCGTTCTGAACTGCTCCAACTGGACGATGAAATTCGGGGGTTGCAGCGCCGCCGCGCCGTTCGCAATGGGGTGATGGTGTTGAGCATCGTCATCTTGTTAGGGTTTATCGCCTTCCTAACGCGAGGCGTGTGGCTACCATTGGTCACCGCCCCCACCGAGACGATCACCCCGACAGTGACCTATACGCCATCTGCCTCCCCCACCCCTAGCGATACCCCGACGGCATCGCATACGCCGACAGATACCAGTACGCCCACGGCAACCTTCACCCCCACCGATACACCCACAGCGACGAATACCCACACGCCTTCACACACGCCGACAGCGACCTTCACGCCGACAGATACGAGTACACCAACGGCAACCTTCACACCCACCGACACGCCAACCCCGACGTTCACGCCATCGATCACCCTGACGCCCTCGGCGACCTTTACGCCGTCGATTACACCAACCCCGCGCATCCGCTGTGTGGTCACGACAACTGCGCCCACCCTGATTTATGCCGAACCAACCCTTGCTGGTACCCGTGTTGGGACGATTCCGGTTGGGCAGCAGTTGAACGTGATCGGAATTCGGGCGGTGGATGGTTTTGCGTGGTATTTTGTCGATTACCGAATTCAAGATAGCAGTGTGAGCGGTTGGGTGCAGGCAAGCCGCGTCCGCGAAGTAGGGGGTGTGTGCCAGTAATGCCCATCTTGGAGCGCTTTAAATACCCAATCTTGCTTGGGGTTGGGGTGATGATCGCTATTGGCGTGGTGGCGCTGCTCACCTATGAGCCGCCCGCCGTCGCCATCACCATTTACCCGCCCGCACCCTCGGCAACCCCACCGCCAACGGATATTCCTCCACCCACAAACACCCCCGCACCGTTGTTGATTTACGTTACGGGGGCAGTGCAGCGCTCCAACGAAACATACGCCCTCCCGAAAGGCAGCCGTGTGCAAGATGCCATTCAAGCAGCGGGGGGCTATACAACAGATGCTGACCCAAGAGCGCTAAATCCGGTGCGTCTTTTGCGTGATGGCGAACAGATTGATGTCCCCAAGATCGGGGCGAACCTTCCCACCGCGACCCCACGTGGGACAGCCTCTATCGATGATCCGGTCTATATCAACACGGCTGATCTTCAGGAATTGACGCGCTTGCCTGGTGTGGGAGAGACCCTTGCCAAAGCAATTTTGACCTATCGGGAGCAGCACGGAGCATTCAAAGCGATGGCGGATTTAGACGCTGTGCCGGGCATAGGGGCGGGACGTTTGGCACAGTGGGAGGGATTGATTATCTTTGAGTGATACCATCGATTATGAATGGGGAACACAGGTATCCGATAAACACGATGAGGCATCCCCCTCTTAGCAATTCTGGAGCAGCCTTTGATGCCCTTGCCGCCAATTACGACGTTGAGGCGGTGAATCATCTTGTCTCGCGGTGGATTCGGGAAATTGTTTGGGAGCGTTTGGGGCGGCTTTTCCCACCGGGAAGCACTGTCTTAGAGATTGGCTGTGGGACAGGTGAGGATGCCTTGTTTTTGGCAAGACAGGGTGTTCATGTGGTGGCTACCGACGCTGCGCCGATGATGCTAGAACAAACCGCACAAAAAGCACAAGATGCCGGTCTTAATCATCTGATCGAAACACGCCAGCTTGATTTGACTGATGCGGCGGTGTGGGCGCTCCCCACAGGGGGCTTTGACGGCGTTCACTCGAATTATGGCGTCCTCAACTGCATTGGGGAATGGTCACCCCTTGCTAAATGCTTGACAAGGGCAGTACGCCCGGGCGGGCGAATGGGCTTTGCGGTGATGGGACGTTTTTGTTTGATTGAAACCGTCTGGAGCATCCGCCACCGTCAGTTTGATCAGGCACAGCGCCGTTGGAGCGGGCGATCTACAGCGACCATCGGCGGGGTGACGTTTCCCGTTTATTACCCCTCCCCGAAGCGCCTTTCGAGGGCGTTTAGAGAGGCTGGTTTTCGTCAGCGCCACTTGCTTGGGTTAGGCGTCTGTTTGCCGCCGAGCGATCTGTATGTGGGGTTGGCAAAACGCCCCCGATTGGGGGCATGGCTGCGACGCATGGAAAGTATTCTCGCGCCGCTCCCCGTTTTTCGGACGCTAGGCGATCATTATTGGATCGAATTTACCCGCTGTTGATCACCTCATTTCATCCCGCAATACGTCCACACGCCGTTTTCCTGAAGGGCTTTGTATTGGCGTGCGCCCAAGTCCAGTGTACGTGATTCGCCCGCGTAAGTGGTCGTCATAGACCCCGTGCAGCTAACAAGGGTGAATTCGCCATCGACTGCGCCGGTGGTGCAAGACAAGCCCGTGATCTCTGCTTGCATGGGTTTGAAACTGGCGGCAGTATCGCGCCCTTCTTGTTCCCGCGCCTTGCAGACAAGGGGGAGAATCGCATTTTCGTCACCGCCCGTGCGGGTGCGGAGGAAGTTTTCAATGGCGGCGGCGGGTGAAGCCTCGGTGGGTGAGGTGCTGTTTGCGTTGTTACAGGCGGCGAGAATGAGCATGAGGGCGAGAACAACAACGATTCGAGCGTGCATAACGATTGGCTATCTCCTTTGTGAACGACCCCGCAGATGATACCATACTCCCCCTTGAGTCCCCCTCCGCCCTGTTTGTTAGAGCAAGAGGGGAGAAGGGAGCGGGTTATTGAGAGATTGCCCTGCGGAATTACCCGGATTAGCCCTTTAATCTGCGTGGATCAAGGGCATCCCCCAATCCATCGCCTACAAAATTGATGCTGAGGACGGCGATCACGATCAGAATACCAGCATATATCCACATCCAGGGGGTGGTGGCAAGGTAATCGTAGCCAATCTGCATCATGTTTCCCCATGTTGGTGTTTTGCTATCCACCCCCAAGCCCAAAAAGCTGACATAGAGTGTTAAGGGTGAGGTGGTCATAGCGCCCTCTTTTAGGAATAGCAAATACGCGGATCGAACCATGTGTAGGCAATATCGGTCAGTAGTTGGAACACAATCACCGAGACGGTGGTAAGGATGAGGATTCCTACAAATCCAAGCCAATCAGCGTGATCACCATGAGGAAAGTTCCTTCAAACGAACTACCAGCGCGACATATAAAATGCCAATGCTATACTCGTCATATCAATTCTTTTCGACGAGCCATCAGGTAGATTATATATAATCCTCATTGAGTCAAGAAGGTGGTTTCTTATGCGACATCAGGTTAAGACGATAACTTTGCGGGATGGGGTACGCATGGCGTATCAGGTGTGGCAGCCAGAGGGTGCGGTGCGGGGGACATTGATTCTTGTCCATGGGGTGGGTGAACACGGGGGGCGCTATGGGCATGTTGCCGAGTATTTTATCGAGCAGGGGTATGCTTGTTATGCACTGGATCACCGAGGACACGGGCGGAATGCCACTGCTGCACCGGGGTTGGCGATGGGATATTTCCCAAGCCTTGCCGAAGTCGTTGATGATCTTCATGAGTTTGTTGGCGAGGTAAACAAAGCACGCCCCGCCAACCGCCCCGTGTTCATGATTGGGCATAGCATGGGAGGGTTGGTAACGCTTTATTACCTGATTCGCCACCATCCGCCGCCAAGCCTGATACGCGGCGTGGTGACCTCCGGCGCGGCGCTTGATGTGGGGGATGGAACGCCCATCCTGCAAAAATCACTCCTCTTGAACATCATTAGCCCACTTTTCCCAAAGTTTGGGGTGCAGGCAATCCCGCCAGAGTATGTCTCCCGCGATGTGGCAACGGTGGAAGGATATAAGACCGATCCCCTCGTCTTTCATGGGAAGGTTTTTGCGCGTGTTGCGGCAGAGTTGTTTCGAGGGTGTGCTTACGTAAAGGAAAATCTTGCCAAAATTACCTTACCCATGCTCATTTTGCATGGTGGGGAGGATAAGGTTGTCAGCCCCAAGTGTGCGTCAATCCTTCACGCTGGAATCAGCAGCCCCAATAAGCAAATGAAACTTTACGAGGGGTTGTATCACGAGATATTCAATGAGCCAGAGCGGAATCGCGTCATGGGCGATGTGTGGGTGTGGCTGGCAGCGCACGGCGCAACGGGGGAATTAAAGAAGGGCTAAGTACAGCCACAGTGAAAAGGCAGCATGGCGCATGATCCCGACGCTAATGCGTCGGGCTGAAAGCAGCCGCCCCTTCGAGGCTTGAAAGGCATTAATCGCGCAGGTTTTTCTACGTTCTTCACCACAAAGGATTTTTGTGGTGGTATTTAGGCGTGCTGGATAGCACAGCCACGTAAGTGGGCAAAACCACCGTAGGTCGCAGAGAAAACTCCCCCAGCGCCCTTTTGGACAGACCGCCCTAACCCCGTTTTCCTCACATGGTCTATAATCCCCGCGTAGCAAAGAACCCGAACACCTAATAGGGGGCGAACACCAATGTTGACAATTGAAACGATCTTGGCACGCGAAGTCCTCGACTCGCGTGGGAATCCAACGGTAGAAGTTGAAGTGTATTTAGAGGATGGCACGAGCGGTCACGCGATTGTGCCAAGCGGTGCCAGCACAGGTGAACACGAAGCCGTTGAACTACGGGATGGGGATAAAGGTCGCTATGGGGGTAAGGGCGTTCTGAAGGCAGTGGATGCCATCAACCTTCAGATTGCCGAGGAATTGGAAGGGCTGGATGCGATGGATCAGATGTCTATCGACCAGATGCTAATTGACCTTGACGGCACGCCAAACAAAGGCAACCTTGGCGCGAACGCTATTCTTGCTGTGTCGTTGGCGGTGGCGAAGGCGGCGGCAAACGGCTTAGGGCTGCCCCTTTATCGCTACCTTGGCGGTGTGTATGCCCATGTGCTGCCCGTCCCGATGATGAACATCATGAATGGGGGCAAGCACGCCTCCAACAGCACCGATTTTCAAGAATTTATGATCATGCCCGTTGGCGCCCCCACCTATGGCGAAGGCTTGCGCTGGGGGGTGGAGATTTATCACAGCCTGAAGAAGGTGCTGCATGATAAGGGCGTTTCCACAACGGTGGGCGATGAGGGTGGTTTTGCCCCGAGCGACATTAAGAGCAACGCCAGCGCTATTGAGTTCATTCTCACCGCCGTTGAAAAAGCAGGCTACAGCCTCGGTGATCAAATTATGTTGGCGCTTGACCCAGCTGCCAGTGAAATTTATCAGGGTGGGATGTACCACCTAACACGGGATGGCGTTGTCCTTTCCCCCGATGAGATGGCGGGATATTGGGTGGATTGGGTGAACAAATACCCGATCATCTCCCTTGAGGATGGCTTGGCGGAGAACGACTGGGAAACATGGGCGAAACTGACCGCCGCCATTGGGGATCGCGTTCAGATCGTGGGGGACGATTTGCTCGTCACAAATACAGAACGGGTCGCCCGTGCCATTCGGGAGAAAGCCTGTAATTCCCTGCTGTGCAAAGTGAATCAGATCGGCACACTCACTGAGTCTATTGCCGCCAGCCAGATGAGCCAACGGGCAAATTGGTCGGTGGTCGTCAGCCACCGCAGCGGCGAGAGCGAAGATGCAACCATCGCTGATCTGGTCGTTGCCCTCAACGCTGGGCAGATCAAGACCGGTGCGCCCGCCCGTTCAGACCGGGTGGCGAAATACAACCAACTTCTGCGCCTTGAAGAACACCTTGATACAGCCGCCGCCTATGCCGGGTGGGGCGCCTTTGCCCACCTGAGCGGGCGAGAGGGAGCGTAAGCGCGTGGTCAGGAAATTTGACGTTAAACGAACGAAGATCGTCTGTACGATTGGACCGAAATCCTCGGACGAGGCAACCCTGCGGGAGATGATCCGCTTAGGGATGGACGTGGCGCGGATCAACTTTAGTCATGGGGATTATGCCACCCACCAACGGAATATTGAGACCATCCGCCGCATCGCCGCCGAAGAAGGCGCGGTGGTGGCGGTCATGGCAGACTTGCAGGGACCGAAAATCCGCTTGGGGATGCTTGCCAACGAACCTATCTTGATCAAGCACGGCGATCAGTTGACGCTGACCACAAACCCCGATGCCGACGGCACGAACATGGTTTTTCCCTTGCCTCACCCCGAATTTCTGCAAGATGTCAAAGAGGGGCAGCGCCTTCTGCTGGATGATGGAAACTTCCAATTCCAAGTTTTGGCACGGCAGGGTGATGATGTTCTCTGTAAAGTGATTGTTGGTGGAGAAATCCGCAGTCGGAAGGGTGTCAGCGCCCCGGAATCGAAACTGAAGATGTCCGCCCTGACGCCAAAAGATATTGAAGATGTGAAATTTGCCATGGGGGTAGGCGTCGATTATGTCGCCATGTCCTTTGTCCGCAGCGCCAATGACATGCGCGAGCTTCGCTGGCTGTGCAAACACAGTGGCGAGGACGATATTGCCCTGATCGCCAAGATTGAAAAACAGGATGCCCTTCAAAATTTTGAGGAAATCCTCGCTGAGTCGGATGGAATCATGGTGGCGCGGGGTGATTTGGGAGTAGAGACGCCCGCCGAAGCCGTTCCGATCCATCAAAAAGAGATCATCCGCAGGTGCAATGCGGCGGGTAAACCGGTGATCACCGCGACGCAGATGCTCCAATCGATGACGGAAAACCCTCGCCCCACCCGCGCCGAGGCAAGTGACGTGGCGAACGCTATCCTTGACGGGACGGATGCGGTCATGCTCTCCAACGAGACCGCCGCAGGCGATTTCCCAGTGGAAGCGGTCAAAACGATGGCGACCATCGCGCTGATGACCGAAAAGCACTATGCGGAACTCTCGCATGAGTACCAGCGCCCGCAGCAAACCGTGGTGACGCCGCTGAACCTTGTGGACGACCCGGAAAATATCTCCATCGCCACCAGCCGCGCCGCCAGCCTGATCGCGGATTCGTTGAATGCCCGCCTGATTGTGACGGCAAGTTATACTGGGACAACGGCACGGCTCATCGCCCGCACGCGCCCCCGAACGTCGATTCTGTGTGCCACGACAAACGAACTCACTTGCCGCCGGCTCGCCCTTGTGTGGGGGGTATACCCTATGCTTGTGCCGCAGTTCACGTCAATTGACGAGATGATCGCTAAGATCGTCGGGACAGCACACGATGCCGATATGGTGCAGTGGGGTGATACGCTTGTCTTGATCGCTGGTGTGCCGTTTGGCTTGGTTGGGCAGGCAAATTTCCTAAAAATTCATCGTGTTGGAGAGGCATCAGAAGTCCCCGCTCCGGTGGGTGGGTAAGTATCTATTCGTAACTTAAAAGGTGAACCGTAGGGGCAATCCCTCACCCCCTAGCCCCTCTCCCGCTGTGCGGGAGAGGGGGAGTAATATCTTTTTCGGGAGGGGCTGCGCCCCTCCCGTACCCCTCATGGAGGAGGCAGGCATTTTGCCAAGAGGGACGCTTACACCTCACCGCCGAGATTTACGGATAGGCTCTAACACCGTTCCCGTTCGAGGACTGCCTTCGCTTTGCATGGGCGCACCGCTGTTGTGTGCGCTTAGTAGATCACGGCGGCGGTTTGTGGCATACTAGAAAGAATCATCTAGTCCGCTGGAGAGGTTGCCCGTGACCGCCCGAACGCCCACCCCCAAACCCGAAGAAACCCCCATCTCCACCGACTCAGTGGGGAGTTCCGAACTACCCTCGGAAGTGACCATCCCTGAGATCATCGTTGATCCCAAACCACGCCGGGGCGATACCTCGATCTTGGGTGCAGCGCGAACAGAGGGGGTGGAGGTCTTCATTGCTCCCGACACCGTGATAGATGAAGCCCGTTTGCGAACGCTGACTGATCCCTTTCGGCGTTCTGGACAGGCACGCCCTCCAGCGAGTGAGAT
This genomic interval from Anaerolineales bacterium contains the following:
- a CDS encoding alpha/beta hydrolase, whose translation is MRHQVKTITLRDGVRMAYQVWQPEGAVRGTLILVHGVGEHGGRYGHVAEYFIEQGYACYALDHRGHGRNATAAPGLAMGYFPSLAEVVDDLHEFVGEVNKARPANRPVFMIGHSMGGLVTLYYLIRHHPPPSLIRGVVTSGAALDVGDGTPILQKSLLLNIISPLFPKFGVQAIPPEYVSRDVATVEGYKTDPLVFHGKVFARVAAELFRGCAYVKENLAKITLPMLILHGGEDKVVSPKCASILHAGISSPNKQMKLYEGLYHEIFNEPERNRVMGDVWVWLAAHGATGELKKG
- a CDS encoding NAD-dependent succinate-semialdehyde dehydrogenase; the protein is MLIDGAWVDAQNGKTWEVINPADESVIATVPFGDAADAHLAIAAAARAQSGWAAMTAYERGEVLERTAALIRENITDLALIMTREAGKPLAESKGEWNASADLFDWFAEEGKRAYGRLIPARRKDRRLMTIPTPVGVVGAITAWNFPALLLARKISASLAAGCSVVARPSELTPMTGMAIAGILVAAGVPAGVVNLVNGDPAGIGEAFCTSPLMNKISFTGSQRVGRILMAQAAGTLKRFSLELGGNAPVLVFPDADPEKAARLVGIGKFRNSGQVCIAPNRVYVHHSRYEEFVDASKHYAESLRLGEGTGGGVTVGPMVSAGGRAKIEALVADAVSKGARIVTGGTRPDALTTGYFYRPTVLTDITGDMALHNEEIFGPILPINTFGTVEEGLKLANETPYGLAAYVITDDMETAIRAYEGLRFGVIGVNETVPATAEAPFGGLKQSGYGHEGGVEGLQAYMDTKFVSITLKG
- a CDS encoding ComEA family DNA-binding protein; translated protein: MPVMPILERFKYPILLGVGVMIAIGVVALLTYEPPAVAITIYPPAPSATPPPTDIPPPTNTPAPLLIYVTGAVQRSNETYALPKGSRVQDAIQAAGGYTTDADPRALNPVRLLRDGEQIDVPKIGANLPTATPRGTASIDDPVYINTADLQELTRLPGVGETLAKAILTYREQHGAFKAMADLDAVPGIGAGRLAQWEGLIIFE
- the eno gene encoding phosphopyruvate hydratase, whose amino-acid sequence is MLTIETILAREVLDSRGNPTVEVEVYLEDGTSGHAIVPSGASTGEHEAVELRDGDKGRYGGKGVLKAVDAINLQIAEELEGLDAMDQMSIDQMLIDLDGTPNKGNLGANAILAVSLAVAKAAANGLGLPLYRYLGGVYAHVLPVPMMNIMNGGKHASNSTDFQEFMIMPVGAPTYGEGLRWGVEIYHSLKKVLHDKGVSTTVGDEGGFAPSDIKSNASAIEFILTAVEKAGYSLGDQIMLALDPAASEIYQGGMYHLTRDGVVLSPDEMAGYWVDWVNKYPIISLEDGLAENDWETWAKLTAAIGDRVQIVGDDLLVTNTERVARAIREKACNSLLCKVNQIGTLTESIAASQMSQRANWSVVVSHRSGESEDATIADLVVALNAGQIKTGAPARSDRVAKYNQLLRLEEHLDTAAAYAGWGAFAHLSGREGA
- a CDS encoding methyltransferase domain-containing protein codes for the protein MRHPPLSNSGAAFDALAANYDVEAVNHLVSRWIREIVWERLGRLFPPGSTVLEIGCGTGEDALFLARQGVHVVATDAAPMMLEQTAQKAQDAGLNHLIETRQLDLTDAAVWALPTGGFDGVHSNYGVLNCIGEWSPLAKCLTRAVRPGGRMGFAVMGRFCLIETVWSIRHRQFDQAQRRWSGRSTATIGGVTFPVYYPSPKRLSRAFREAGFRQRHLLGLGVCLPPSDLYVGLAKRPRLGAWLRRMESILAPLPVFRTLGDHYWIEFTRC
- the pyk gene encoding pyruvate kinase; this translates as MVRKFDVKRTKIVCTIGPKSSDEATLREMIRLGMDVARINFSHGDYATHQRNIETIRRIAAEEGAVVAVMADLQGPKIRLGMLANEPILIKHGDQLTLTTNPDADGTNMVFPLPHPEFLQDVKEGQRLLLDDGNFQFQVLARQGDDVLCKVIVGGEIRSRKGVSAPESKLKMSALTPKDIEDVKFAMGVGVDYVAMSFVRSANDMRELRWLCKHSGEDDIALIAKIEKQDALQNFEEILAESDGIMVARGDLGVETPAEAVPIHQKEIIRRCNAAGKPVITATQMLQSMTENPRPTRAEASDVANAILDGTDAVMLSNETAAGDFPVEAVKTMATIALMTEKHYAELSHEYQRPQQTVVTPLNLVDDPENISIATSRAASLIADSLNARLIVTASYTGTTARLIARTRPRTSILCATTNELTCRRLALVWGVYPMLVPQFTSIDEMIAKIVGTAHDADMVQWGDTLVLIAGVPFGLVGQANFLKIHRVGEASEVPAPVGG